AACATAACCCTTCAATTGAGGCAAAGGTCAAATCCTGCATGGCTGACACCCCACTGGAGTATGTGCCCCATGAGGAATTTAAACAGCTGACCAAACAGGCAAAAGCGGTCATCCGTACAGGGGAGGCCACACCATATGCCAACATTATTCTCGTTTCCGGCGTCACGTTCTGAAGTTGATACAAAGGGAGGGTAACCCATGACGCTCTTGGTTGACATGCAGCATATCTACAAATCTTTTCCAGGTGTCAACGTGCTTAGTGATGTTCACTTCCAACTGCAAACAGGGGAAGTCCATGCCCTCATGGGGGAAAATGGGGCCGGAAAATCCACCTTGATGAAAATCCTAGGTGGGATCTACAGCAATGATCAGGGACACATCCGCATCAAAGGCCAGGAAGTGGACATTGATTCGCCAGTTAAGGCTCAAGCACTGGGCATCGCCATCATTCACCAAGAATTAAACCTTGTGCCTAACCTGACCATTATGGAAAACATGTTTCTGGGACGTGAAATGACCTGGGCAAAAACAGGCTGGGTAAAACGCAAGGACATGTATACCCAAACCAAAGCCTACTTAGAGCAGCTGGGTCTTGATCTTGACCCTGACACACCTGTCCACTCCCTATCCGTTGGGCAGCAACAGATGGTGGAAATTGCCAGAGCAGTATCCATGGATGCAGATATTCTAGTCATGGATGAACCTACTGCCGCCTTAACCCAGCGGGAAATTGAACGGCTGTTTAGCTTAATCAGCCAGTTAAAATCTGACGGGGTAGGTATCATCTATATCTCCCACCGCATGGAAGAAATTTTTGAGATTAGCGACCGTATTACTGTTCTGAGAGACGGCCACTATGTCGGAACCGAAAAAACTCAAGAAGTCACCCTGGAAACCCTGATCAAAATGATGGTGGGACGCCAAATAGGGGAACGCTTCCCTTACCAGCCGCCATTCGTGGGAGAGGAAGTATTGCGGGTTGAACACCTGGCACGCCAAGGCATACTAGACAACATTTCCTTTTCTGTCCACGCAGGTGAAATTGTGGGCATCGCCGGACTGATGGGCGCAGGAAGGACGGAACTGGTCAGAGCCATATTTGGTGCCGATCCCATATCCAGCGGAGAAATCTATCTACAGGGACAAAAGATTGACATCCGCTCACCCAGGGACGCCATTCAACACGGCATCGCCCTGGTGACCGAGGACCGCAAAGACCAGGGCCTGATCTTGGGGCTGTCTGTGCGGGAAAACCTTTCCCTGCCCAGCCTCTCCTCCCTGTCACGTTATACCGTGCTTAACAGCAGACAAGAAAGACAGCAGGTTAAAGCCATGATCGAGCGCCTGAGGATTAAAACATCTTCACCAGAACAGCATGTCCGCTCATTAAGCGGCGGTAACCAGCAAAAGGTGGTTATCGGTAAATGGCTGGGCATCATGCCTAAGGTGCTGATTTTGGATGAGCCGACCCGTGGGGTGGATATAGGTGCCAAAAAGGAAATCTATCAAATTATGAATCAGCTCAAAAGGCAGGGAGTGGCCATCATCATGGTTTCCTCCGAGCTGCCGGAGATATTAGGTATGAGCGACCGCATCCTTGTCATGCATGAAGGAAAACTGACAGCCGAGCTAACCAGAGAAGAAGCCAATCAGGAAAAAATTATGTATGCGGCCACAGGAGGCGTATAATCGATGAATGTTAACAAACAAACACTATCAATTCAGCTGCAAAAACTGGGTCCTTTCCTAGGGCTCCTCCTACTGATTATTGTGCTATCCATTTTAAGTCCTAACTTTCTAACCCTTAACAACATCCTCAATGTATTACGTCAAGTATCGATTAACGCTCTCATCGCTTTTGGTATGACCTTTGTTATTTTAACCGGCGGAATCGATCTGTCTGTTGGGGCCATTCTAGCCTTGTCAGGTGCCATGACGGCAGGGATGCTGTCCGCCGGTATGGACCCTGTCTTGGCTGTCCTGCTGGGTTTACTCAGTGGTACAGTGATGGGTGCATTAAACGGATTACTTGTGACCAAGGGCAAAGTTGCTCCATTTATTGCGACCTTGGCCACAATGACCATTTTCAGAGGATTGACACTGGTTTACACAGACGGCAGGCCCATCACCGGACTGGAAAGCGACCTCTTTCGCATGCTTGGGGCAGGTTACTTGTTTGTGATTCCGCTGCCTGTCATTTGGATGACACTGTCCTTTATCATCTTATATCTGATCCTGAAGAATACCACGATCGGACGTCACGTCTACGCTATTGGCGGAAATGAAGAGGCTACCCGGCTATCGGGTGTCAACGTTGACCGGGTTAAAATCTTTGTCTACTCTTTGACGGGCTTCCTCTCCGCCATGGCTGGCATCATCCTCACCTCCCGGCTTGATTCCGCCCAACCCACAGCTGGTTTTACCTATGAACTGGATGCCATTGCAGCCGTTGTCCTGGGAGGCACCAGTTTAACCGGGGGACGGGGATGGATTGTTGGCACACTTATTGGGGCCTTGATCATCGGCATATTAAACAATGGTTTAAACCTGCTTAACGTCTCTTCATTTTACCAGCAAGTGGTCAAAGGAGCCGTGATTTTATTGGCTGTGTTACTCGACCGCAAAAAAACTTACGCCTAAAAAATCCACTACGGATTTTTTAGATAAAACTACTTCAAAAGAAAGGGGTTATTACAATGAACAACCACTTTATTAAGCGTTTTGCTTTGCTCACAGTGCTCACCTTGCTGACTGCTGTATTGCTTGCTGCTTGCACCACCGAGTCCCCCGTCCCTGAAGATGACGGAACCACAGATGAAGGGGGCACAAGCGATGGTGAGCTGATCATCGGCTTATCCATTTCCACATTGAACAATCCGTTTTTCGTTACATTAAAAGAAGGAGCCGAACAAGCAGCCGAAGAACTGGGGGTCAGACTGATTGTGGTGGATGCCCAGGATGACCCGGCCAAACAGGTGGCTGACGTAGAAGATTTGGTTCAGCAACAAGTGGATGCTATTTTGGTTAATCCTACTGATGGGGCAGCCATTGTCACTGCGATCGAAACAGCTAACCAGGCCAGTATTCCGGTTATTACTGTTGACCGGGGTGCTGAAGGGGGCGAAGTATTGGCCCACGTTGCATCCGACAACGTGGAAGGCGGGAAAATGGCAGGCGAGTTTATTATCGAATTACTTGGAGGCAGCGGTAAAGTGGTTGAGCTGGAAGGAATCCCCGGAACGTCTGCTGCCCGTGACCGCGGCCAAGGATTTAATGAAGCCGTAGGAGATGCAGAAGGAATTGAAATCGTGGCCAGCCAGCCGGCTGATTTTGACCGCTCCAAAGGATTAACAGTGATGGAAAACATCCTGCAGTCCCACGCCGAAATTGATGCCGTCTTTGCCCACAACGACGAGATGGCCTTGGGCGCCCTGCAAGCCATTGAAGCGGCAGGACGGGACATCATTGTTGTTGGTTTTGATGCCACTGACGATGCCGTTCAAGCCGTCCAAGAGGGCCGCTTAGCTGCCACTGTTGCCCAACAGCCCAGCCTCATAGGCCAGCTGGCTGTTGAAACAGCAGTGAAAGCCTTAAACGGTGAAAGCGTTGATGAGATGATCCCGGTTGAGTTGGAACTGGTCACGGAATAAAGGCATATTCCAATCTAACAGTTTTGTACGAAATAGTCCCTTTCCGGGACTATTTCTTTGTTCAAAAATCGTCTTACTATTAGAATTCTCATCGCTATTGGTATAAATTTTTTGTATTAAAGAAAGAATAAAAGATGAAACACCATAAAGGGGTGGGAAGCATGGACCTGAAATTAAGTTCGGAAGAAGTGATCAGTCACATTCGGCAATTGCACCAAAAAGGTCAGCCACTGAATAAGAAAAAAGTGAAGAGAGACTATCCCGACCTGATGAAAAGTGCCCTGTATTACTACCCCAGCTGGGAACATGCATTGAAAGAAGCTGACGTCAACCTATAGATTTAACAGCCACGAAATTGAACAGGCATGTGACTCATGTGCCTCTCTTCCATGTACGTATATTTGCGCAGTCCTCAAATGGGGACTCTTTTTTTGTATAAAACAATCCATGGTTCCTGATCCAATAACAGTACATTCATGACGTCACTCTCCTTTCGTTCATCATTATCCTTTTACCACTCCGGCCATAAATTTAGAACATGTAACTACCGTTGTTTGAAGGATAAAAGTAAACCCAGGCCGATAACTAGGACCTGGGCTTTGCTATCTCATTATTCACCCTTATTTTTGTCCATGCTGACGTACATCATCCCAGCACTCCGCTTGGGCCAGACCTTCAATGCGGCTGGCATTGAAGACAGGATCTTTCCCTTCCCGCCGTTGTTCCAGATAATCTTGCAAAGCGGCAAACGCAAATTTGCCAAGCAAAGCAATGGCGATCAAATTGATAATGGCCATCAAGCCCATAAACAAATCAGCCATGTCCCATACCAGGGAAAGCTGGGCCACAGAACCAAAGGCGACCATAGCAATAACAGCCAAGCGGTACACGGTTAACCACGTTTTACTAGAGCGGATAAATTCGATATTGGTTTCCCCATAATAATAGTTCCCCACCAAGCTGCTAAAGGCGAACAGTAAAATAGCAATGGCCACAAAACCACTGGCCCAGTCCCCGACCTGCGTGCTTAAAGCCGCTTGGGTCAAAGCAATACCCGTCATTTCCTGATCCAAATATATACCGGACATCAATATGATAAATGCCGTGGCACTGCAGATGATCAATGTATCGGTGAAAACACTGAGCGATTGAATCAGTCCCTGCTTGACAGGATGGCTAACCGACGCAGTCGCTGCAGCGTTAGGCGCACTCCCCATACCAGCCTCATTGGAGAACAGGCCGCGCTTGATCCCGTTCATCAGGGCCGCTCCCAATCCGCCACCGACTACTTCCTGCAAACCAAAAGCGTTGCCCACAATCAGGATGACCACTTCAGGAATCATGGTGAAATTTTTCAGGACCACAAACAGAGCCACACCTATATAGAACATGGCCATGACCGGTACGATCACCGCTGTGACACGGGCGATGCGGTTAACCCCACCAAAGATGATAATGCCTAACAGCACAGCCAAAATAAGGCCCATCACACCGCGGTCAATTCCCCAGGCTTCCTCCAGTGCCAAAGAGATGGTATTGGCCTGAACGGAATTAAACACCAAACCAAAGGTGATGGTTATTAAAACGGCAAAAATAATACCCATCCAACGTTTATTTAAGCCTTTTTCCATATAATAGGCGGGCCCGCCTCGGAATCCGCTTCCATCTTTTACTTTATAAATTTGGGCAAGCGTACTTTCCACAAAACCGGATGCTGCCCCAATCAATGCAATTATCCACATCCAGAACACGGCACCCGGACCACCCAAAGAAATGGCCAGGGCCACACCGGCCATGTTGCCGGTTCCTACTCTTGAAGCTGTGCTAATGGTAAAAGCCTGAAAAGAAGAAACTGCTTTATTCTGTGTCGAATCGGGCGTCATCCCTTCCTTCAGCAAGCGAAACATTTCACCGACCAGTTTAAACTGCACAAACCGGGTCTTCAGAGAAAAATAAACGCCCAAACCAATCAACATCACAATCAAAACATACGACCAAAGGAGATCGTTTCCCCAAGCGATGATGGATTCTAAGATGCTCATCTCATTCCTCCTTGATTGCTTCATCTCCCCGACGATTATACTGTAGACGTAAACATCTGTCTATCAGTTAATCATATCTTTTGTTGGAGGTTAACAAGAAAATACTAGCAATATATAAATAAAAGAGAAAAACCCTCTCTTTAGTTACAAGAGAAGGTACATTAATCGTTATTTACCAACGGTAACTTAATTGTATACCAAAGGGAGGAACTTCTTTTACTCCCTGTCTCTTAGCCACTCAACTTGTTGATGAATCACACTGACAAGAGGATGATCTGTTTCTAATTGCGAGTATTGTAAGAGAGCCCCCTCAATTCCAGCTTTTTTTATCGTTTCTTGAAGCTCAATGGCTTCAGGGTCCTCTTGATAATCAAACAGCAATAGGGCAGCAATACCTTTTGTCAAACCAACCGGTACCTCCCCGAATAATGAATAATATTGTTTGGCCGGGTTAATTAAACGGTCATGGGCTCCGAGCTTACGAATGGGGGACCGTGCGACTCTTACAATTTCATCTGAAATAGAGGGATTGGTAAACCGCTGAATGATTTTCTCTATATAAGCCTTGTGTTCATTTTCATTCCAGCCATACTTTTTTACCAACACAGCTCCTGACTCACTTAGGGCCTTTTGAACATCGGAACGAATTTCTTCATCATCCATGGCCTCTTTGATCGTTTTTAGCTGCTTGTCATATCCTAAATAAGCAGATATCGCATGCCCAGTATTGACTGTAAGCAGTTTTCTTTCAACATAAGGCATTAAATCATGAACAAACTGAATGCCTTTTACTTGTGGCATATCCCCAACCACATTCTTTTGTTCCACAATCCATTCAAAAAATGGCTCTACTACTACAGTAAGCGGATCACGATGTTTTTGGTTCGGAACGATACGATCTACAGCACAATTTAGAAAACCATAATTTCTTTCAAATAAACTTGTTTCTTCTTCCGAAATCTTTTCGAATACTTTTTCCTTCAGAAAAGTACTCCCACCTATCATATTTTCACAGGCAATGATATTTAACGGTTTTGGATTGGCCGATAATCTCTGGCGAAGTCCCTCCGCCAGAATCGTAGAGATGGCTGGTAAAATATTTGGCCCCACCGCCGTTGTCACTAAATCTGCTTTTGTTAAATAATGAATCACTTTGTCACATTCTTTTTGACTATTAACGGCTGAAACATTGCGAATGACTTGCTCTGTTCCAGATTTATCAGCAATGAGCACCCGATACTCCTTTTTCTCATTTAAGATACGAACGAGTTCATCATTTATATCGACAAAAACGACTTCAAACCCTGATTGGGCAAGCAAACTGCCAATAAAACCCCTGCCAATATTTCCTGCACCAAAATGGACGGCTAACATATTAATTCACCTCGTTTAATAGATGAAGTATATCTTCTTCCCTTGCTGCTTCTATGATTTTTTGAATATTCTCCTCCTCTGAACAAACAATGGCGATCTTTGAAAGAATGGCCAAATGTTCGTCGTTTTTTCCGGCAATGCCAATGAGTATTTTGGCCGTATGTCCATCTCCATAATCAACCCCGTCAGGGATTTGTACAACAGAAATGCCTGCATGTTTCACCAGGTTTCTCGCATCCTCAGTACCATGAGGAATGGCAACAAAGTTCCCCATATACGTTGATGTGAGTGCTTCCCGTTCGAACATTTTATCCACATAAGCAGGTTCAACATAACCTTGATTAACTAAAATATTTCCCGCTAAGCGAATCGCTTCCGTTTTATCTGCAACTGATGAACGCAAAACAATATTCTCTTTCTTCAATACTGGCATTGGCAATTTAATTCACTCCTTATGATCCGCAATATGTTCGTAAAAAAATTTCTCCAGATGGTAGCTTATAAAAGAATAAATCTTTTCATAGTTTCCTGATGCAAATACAGCCATACTTTCCTCATCTTTTATAATTAAAGAGCTTATGTGGCTTAAAACGGAAAGCATCTCTTGGGCAGCAGGCTCTGGTGCTAACAGCAGCAAGAGTTTGTTCACCTTCATCTGCTTTTGATCCATACCATTTACCGTTTGCCATTTCGTTAATGTATAAATTGTAAATGAGGGTTGAATAACAGCCGGGCCCCGGGTATGGTACAAAGCAAAGGGAGTTCCCGGTATGCCTAATCCCCCTATTTGTTCCCTGTTTAACAATTGCGTAAAAACCCGTTCTTTATCGCTAATAACCCCTTTTTGGTACAGTCGATGACAGGCCTCAAACAACGCATCCCTAACGGATTTTCCATCTAATTCCAGTAAGGTAAAACCATTTAAGATTTTTACAATGGTTTCGCTCATTTTTTGAACGGAGCGGAGCTTTTCGGCCACATTTGCAGCACCTTCATTGAATGGATGCTCTTGTTCTCTTCGTGCTTGCACTTCTCTATTCTCCAGGAACTTTTTAATAGATGTAAGTTCTCTTTCTTGAAGGATCGGGCTGACCACAAAATAAGTTCCTGTAAAGTTGTGCAGCGGCACTGTTGAGACAATAAGGTCATATTGATCTGTATCCACTGCTTTCAATTCCAAGACAGATGTGTGTTTGATGTGTACGATCTCAGGAATTTCTTTTGTCAATCTCGTTGCTAATATTTTTGCCGTACCTAAACCGCTTGAACATATAACTAAAGCGCGAATCCCTTTCCTTTTTCTTAATAGAGCGGAGGCGAAGTGAAGCACTAAATAACCAATTTCTTCCCTTGGAACAGCCAAATTGCGAAATACCTTTTTGACTCCTGTTTCTAACGTAGAAAAAAGGTCAGGATAGTCTTGAACAATTTTGGATAAAAGTGGATTGGCTATCCCCATGTTATGTTGCATACGATAAATCGCCGGCTTTAAATGAACGGCTAAATCCTGAAGTAAAAGCTTATCGTTCGTTAAATCTACGTTCAGTTCATTGCTAACAAAGCGAATCAATTCTTGTGCTTTTATTCCTATTTCAAAACTGGCTTCCTCTAACAAATAGCCTTGACGATCTTGAAGCTTCGCCCCCATTAAATGCATTGTAATATAGCCAATTTCTTCGTTTGGTATCGTTATATGGAATATATTTTCTAGCAACCGGGCAATTTTTTCGGCAGTTTTGAATTCCTTGGCATCGCGAATTGTTTCTAAATATTGTTGATCAAAATTGATTGATTCTCCTTGGATAATCCGCTCAACAGCCAAGGCAAGATGGACCACTAGGGCGATATAGGAACTATCTGCAATAGGAAAAGGAAGTTCCTCTATGATCTCTCCAATTTGCTTTTCAATGATTAAGAAGTTGTTCTGATCAACGAGGCCGAGGAGCTTCTCCGTAACGGTGTTGAGAGTTTCCGCTGATCTTTTTTGAATAGATTCTTTCATTAAGGATAGAAATTCATATTCACCAAAGTGATTCAATAATAACTCGCTCATCATCCTCCGTTTCGCCGATTCAGATCCCGCAATTTCGACCCCGTATCCCCTTTTTCGAATCAGCGAAAG
This Caldalkalibacillus uzonensis DNA region includes the following protein-coding sequences:
- a CDS encoding sugar ABC transporter ATP-binding protein, giving the protein MTLLVDMQHIYKSFPGVNVLSDVHFQLQTGEVHALMGENGAGKSTLMKILGGIYSNDQGHIRIKGQEVDIDSPVKAQALGIAIIHQELNLVPNLTIMENMFLGREMTWAKTGWVKRKDMYTQTKAYLEQLGLDLDPDTPVHSLSVGQQQMVEIARAVSMDADILVMDEPTAALTQREIERLFSLISQLKSDGVGIIYISHRMEEIFEISDRITVLRDGHYVGTEKTQEVTLETLIKMMVGRQIGERFPYQPPFVGEEVLRVEHLARQGILDNISFSVHAGEIVGIAGLMGAGRTELVRAIFGADPISSGEIYLQGQKIDIRSPRDAIQHGIALVTEDRKDQGLILGLSVRENLSLPSLSSLSRYTVLNSRQERQQVKAMIERLRIKTSSPEQHVRSLSGGNQQKVVIGKWLGIMPKVLILDEPTRGVDIGAKKEIYQIMNQLKRQGVAIIMVSSELPEILGMSDRILVMHEGKLTAELTREEANQEKIMYAATGGV
- the rbsC gene encoding ribose ABC transporter permease; the encoded protein is MNVNKQTLSIQLQKLGPFLGLLLLIIVLSILSPNFLTLNNILNVLRQVSINALIAFGMTFVILTGGIDLSVGAILALSGAMTAGMLSAGMDPVLAVLLGLLSGTVMGALNGLLVTKGKVAPFIATLATMTIFRGLTLVYTDGRPITGLESDLFRMLGAGYLFVIPLPVIWMTLSFIILYLILKNTTIGRHVYAIGGNEEATRLSGVNVDRVKIFVYSLTGFLSAMAGIILTSRLDSAQPTAGFTYELDAIAAVVLGGTSLTGGRGWIVGTLIGALIIGILNNGLNLLNVSSFYQQVVKGAVILLAVLLDRKKTYA
- the rbsB gene encoding ribose ABC transporter substrate-binding protein RbsB — encoded protein: MNNHFIKRFALLTVLTLLTAVLLAACTTESPVPEDDGTTDEGGTSDGELIIGLSISTLNNPFFVTLKEGAEQAAEELGVRLIVVDAQDDPAKQVADVEDLVQQQVDAILVNPTDGAAIVTAIETANQASIPVITVDRGAEGGEVLAHVASDNVEGGKMAGEFIIELLGGSGKVVELEGIPGTSAARDRGQGFNEAVGDAEGIEIVASQPADFDRSKGLTVMENILQSHAEIDAVFAHNDEMALGALQAIEAAGRDIIVVGFDATDDAVQAVQEGRLAATVAQQPSLIGQLAVETAVKALNGESVDEMIPVELELVTE
- a CDS encoding alanine/glycine:cation symporter family protein — translated: MSILESIIAWGNDLLWSYVLIVMLIGLGVYFSLKTRFVQFKLVGEMFRLLKEGMTPDSTQNKAVSSFQAFTISTASRVGTGNMAGVALAISLGGPGAVFWMWIIALIGAASGFVESTLAQIYKVKDGSGFRGGPAYYMEKGLNKRWMGIIFAVLITITFGLVFNSVQANTISLALEEAWGIDRGVMGLILAVLLGIIIFGGVNRIARVTAVIVPVMAMFYIGVALFVVLKNFTMIPEVVILIVGNAFGLQEVVGGGLGAALMNGIKRGLFSNEAGMGSAPNAAATASVSHPVKQGLIQSLSVFTDTLIICSATAFIILMSGIYLDQEMTGIALTQAALSTQVGDWASGFVAIAILLFAFSSLVGNYYYGETNIEFIRSSKTWLTVYRLAVIAMVAFGSVAQLSLVWDMADLFMGLMAIINLIAIALLGKFAFAALQDYLEQRREGKDPVFNASRIEGLAQAECWDDVRQHGQK
- a CDS encoding mannitol-1-phosphate 5-dehydrogenase, giving the protein MLAVHFGAGNIGRGFIGSLLAQSGFEVVFVDINDELVRILNEKKEYRVLIADKSGTEQVIRNVSAVNSQKECDKVIHYLTKADLVTTAVGPNILPAISTILAEGLRQRLSANPKPLNIIACENMIGGSTFLKEKVFEKISEEETSLFERNYGFLNCAVDRIVPNQKHRDPLTVVVEPFFEWIVEQKNVVGDMPQVKGIQFVHDLMPYVERKLLTVNTGHAISAYLGYDKQLKTIKEAMDDEEIRSDVQKALSESGAVLVKKYGWNENEHKAYIEKIIQRFTNPSISDEIVRVARSPIRKLGAHDRLINPAKQYYSLFGEVPVGLTKGIAALLLFDYQEDPEAIELQETIKKAGIEGALLQYSQLETDHPLVSVIHQQVEWLRDRE
- a CDS encoding PTS sugar transporter subunit IIA; translated protein: MPVLKKENIVLRSSVADKTEAIRLAGNILVNQGYVEPAYVDKMFEREALTSTYMGNFVAIPHGTEDARNLVKHAGISVVQIPDGVDYGDGHTAKILIGIAGKNDEHLAILSKIAIVCSEEENIQKIIEAAREEDILHLLNEVN
- a CDS encoding BglG family transcription antiterminator — encoded protein: MYISARERKILNILLSHDQGLPVRDLAKQLQVSNRTVHRDLKGVERILKDYHLQLIKKSGVGIQVAGDEHNKKELQLHLFHLSHTEYTPEERQKIVLITLLEAIEPVKLLSLANDLNVTVATISHDLDKIREDIEKYGLSLIRKRGYGVEIAGSESAKRRMMSELLLNHFGEYEFLSLMKESIQKRSAETLNTVTEKLLGLVDQNNFLIIEKQIGEIIEELPFPIADSSYIALVVHLALAVERIIQGESINFDQQYLETIRDAKEFKTAEKIARLLENIFHITIPNEEIGYITMHLMGAKLQDRQGYLLEEASFEIGIKAQELIRFVSNELNVDLTNDKLLLQDLAVHLKPAIYRMQHNMGIANPLLSKIVQDYPDLFSTLETGVKKVFRNLAVPREEIGYLVLHFASALLRKRKGIRALVICSSGLGTAKILATRLTKEIPEIVHIKHTSVLELKAVDTDQYDLIVSTVPLHNFTGTYFVVSPILQERELTSIKKFLENREVQARREQEHPFNEGAANVAEKLRSVQKMSETIVKILNGFTLLELDGKSVRDALFEACHRLYQKGVISDKERVFTQLLNREQIGGLGIPGTPFALYHTRGPAVIQPSFTIYTLTKWQTVNGMDQKQMKVNKLLLLLAPEPAAQEMLSVLSHISSLIIKDEESMAVFASGNYEKIYSFISYHLEKFFYEHIADHKE